A DNA window from Rhizobium sp. NXC14 contains the following coding sequences:
- a CDS encoding NAD(P)-dependent oxidoreductase, which translates to MLILVTGATGKVGRRFITELLDEPRFSKARIRALCHNRVLEETDRIEVIKGSIADSAVVTAAMAGVTHVLHLATCKETPDDVMDVTVKGLFWLLETFRLSPTARQFILIGGDAGVGHFFYRHDGPVTEKTPHRAYPGCYALSKVLEEVMLEQFAIQYGINSCCLRAPWIMEKDDFKYTLSFGDDVFGGPDWKSLVPPADAERYARDGTVPLLRDADGRPLKRNFVHVDDLVSAILAAIDNPRAVGQLFNIAMDRPVDYGEVAACLARTRGLGSIDIPSEYYSNWMDNSKARYLLDWKPVYDLEKLINSAWDYQRSKEEPRVVWYPG; encoded by the coding sequence ATGCTGATCCTTGTCACCGGGGCTACGGGCAAGGTCGGGCGGCGCTTCATAACTGAGCTGCTTGACGAGCCAAGATTTTCCAAAGCGCGCATCCGCGCGCTGTGTCACAATCGTGTGCTTGAAGAAACCGATCGTATCGAGGTCATCAAAGGCTCGATCGCCGACAGCGCCGTCGTGACAGCGGCGATGGCGGGTGTCACCCATGTCCTGCATCTCGCCACCTGCAAGGAAACGCCCGACGATGTGATGGATGTTACCGTCAAGGGGCTGTTCTGGCTGCTCGAGACCTTTCGCCTAAGCCCGACGGCGCGGCAGTTCATCTTGATCGGCGGCGATGCCGGCGTCGGCCATTTCTTCTATCGTCACGACGGGCCGGTGACCGAAAAGACGCCGCATCGCGCCTATCCCGGCTGCTACGCGCTCTCCAAGGTGCTGGAAGAGGTGATGCTCGAGCAGTTCGCCATCCAGTATGGCATCAACAGCTGCTGCCTGCGGGCGCCCTGGATCATGGAGAAGGACGATTTCAAATATACGCTCTCCTTCGGCGACGATGTCTTCGGCGGGCCGGACTGGAAGAGTCTGGTGCCGCCGGCCGATGCGGAACGTTATGCGCGCGACGGCACGGTGCCGCTGTTGCGCGATGCCGACGGGCGGCCGCTGAAGCGCAATTTCGTCCATGTCGACGATCTCGTCTCGGCGATTCTGGCGGCGATCGACAATCCGCGCGCCGTGGGGCAGCTTTTCAACATCGCGATGGATCGGCCGGTCGATTACGGCGAGGTCGCCGCTTGTCTCGCCCGCACGCGCGGGCTCGGCTCCATCGACATTCCGAGCGAATATTACTCGAACTGGATGGACAACAGCAAGGCCAGATATCTGCTGGACTGGAAGCCGGTCTACGATCTGGAAAAGCTGATCAATTCGGCTTGGGACTACCAGCGTTCGAAGGAGGAGCCTCGGGTCGTCTGGTATCCAGGTTGA
- a CDS encoding sugar-binding protein: MRKALLLTAAVLALTAGQALAAKKQLVIVVKGLDNPFFEAINQGCQKWNKENASAEYECFYTGPASTSDEAGEAQIVQDMLGKADTAAIAISPSNAKLIAQTLKTANPSVPVMTLDADLAAEDSALRKTYLGTDNYLMGARIGEYIKKAKPKGGKICTIEGNPGADNILRRAQGMRDTLSGKKGLDALKGEGGWTEVAGCPVFTNDDGAKGVQAMTDILAANPDLDAFGIMGGWPLFGAPQPYRDLFKPMADKIAKNEFVIGAADTIGDEVAIAKEGLVTALVGQRPFEMGYKAPTVMMDLISGKKVDDPVFTGLDECTKDTVDTCIQK; the protein is encoded by the coding sequence ATGAGGAAGGCATTATTGCTTACAGCTGCAGTCCTGGCGTTGACGGCCGGTCAGGCCCTTGCCGCCAAGAAGCAGCTGGTCATTGTCGTCAAGGGCCTCGACAACCCGTTCTTTGAAGCGATCAACCAGGGTTGCCAGAAGTGGAACAAGGAAAACGCTTCGGCCGAATATGAATGCTTCTATACCGGCCCGGCATCGACCTCGGATGAAGCCGGCGAGGCGCAGATTGTCCAGGATATGCTCGGCAAGGCCGATACGGCGGCGATTGCCATATCGCCGTCGAACGCCAAGCTGATCGCCCAGACGCTGAAGACCGCCAACCCGAGCGTGCCCGTCATGACCCTTGATGCCGATCTTGCGGCGGAAGATTCCGCGCTGCGCAAGACCTATCTCGGCACCGACAACTATCTGATGGGGGCGCGGATCGGCGAATACATCAAGAAGGCCAAGCCGAAGGGCGGCAAGATCTGCACCATCGAAGGCAATCCCGGCGCCGACAACATCCTGCGCCGCGCCCAGGGCATGCGTGACACGTTGAGCGGCAAGAAGGGACTCGACGCCCTTAAGGGTGAAGGTGGCTGGACCGAGGTGGCGGGCTGCCCGGTCTTTACCAATGACGACGGCGCCAAGGGCGTGCAGGCGATGACCGACATCCTCGCCGCCAATCCCGACCTCGACGCCTTTGGTATCATGGGCGGCTGGCCGCTGTTCGGCGCTCCGCAGCCCTATCGCGACCTTTTCAAGCCGATGGCCGACAAGATCGCCAAGAACGAGTTCGTCATCGGCGCCGCCGACACCATCGGAGACGAAGTGGCGATCGCCAAGGAGGGCCTGGTAACCGCGCTCGTCGGCCAGCGGCCTTTCGAAATGGGCTACAAGGCGCCGACCGTGATGATGGACCTGATCTCGGGCAAGAAGGTCGATGATCCTGTCTTTACCGGACTGGACGAGTGCACCAAGGATACGGTCGACACCTGCATCCAGAAATGA
- a CDS encoding LysR family transcriptional regulator, translating to MVRQFLPLNGLRAFEASARHLSFTRAAIELCVTQAAVSQQVKGLEKRLGVALFQRLPRGLKITAEGEALLPTVTASFDQMAMTLDRIEAGQVRELMFLGVVGTFAVGWLLPRLAGFQRRHPFIDLRISTNNNRVDPAAEGLDFAIRFGSGSWHGTEAQRLFEAPLSPLCTPKLADDLRSPADLAGATLLRSYRTDEWSTWFQAAGVPPAAQVNAGIVFDSSVGMMEAALQGLGVALAPPSMFSRHLCSGAIVQPFATAISLGSYWLTRLQSRPVSAAMRAFSDWIFSEIER from the coding sequence ATGGTTCGGCAATTCCTTCCCCTGAACGGCCTCAGGGCTTTCGAAGCCTCCGCGCGGCATCTGAGCTTCACCCGCGCTGCAATCGAGCTCTGCGTCACCCAGGCGGCCGTCAGCCAGCAGGTCAAGGGCCTGGAGAAGCGGTTGGGGGTGGCGCTGTTCCAGCGCCTTCCCCGCGGCTTGAAGATCACCGCGGAAGGCGAAGCGCTGCTGCCGACGGTCACAGCCTCCTTCGACCAGATGGCGATGACGCTCGACAGGATCGAGGCCGGGCAGGTGCGCGAACTCATGTTCCTCGGTGTTGTCGGAACCTTCGCCGTCGGCTGGCTCCTGCCGCGGCTTGCGGGCTTCCAGCGCCGGCATCCCTTCATCGATCTGCGCATTTCCACCAACAACAACCGCGTCGATCCGGCGGCGGAAGGGCTCGATTTCGCCATCCGCTTCGGCAGCGGCTCATGGCACGGCACTGAGGCGCAGCGCCTGTTCGAAGCGCCGCTTTCGCCTCTTTGCACCCCGAAACTGGCAGATGATCTCCGATCGCCGGCAGACCTTGCCGGAGCGACGCTGCTTCGTAGCTACCGCACGGATGAGTGGAGCACCTGGTTTCAGGCCGCGGGCGTGCCGCCGGCCGCCCAGGTCAATGCCGGCATCGTCTTCGATTCCTCCGTTGGCATGATGGAGGCGGCCCTCCAGGGGCTTGGCGTAGCGCTCGCCCCGCCCTCGATGTTTTCAAGGCACCTCTGCTCGGGCGCGATCGTGCAGCCTTTCGCCACCGCCATCTCGCTCGGAAGCTATTGGCTGACGCGCCTGCAGTCGCGGCCGGTCTCGGCGGCCATGCGTGCTTTTTCCGACTGGATCTTTTCGGAGATCGAAAGGTAG
- the ampC gene encoding class C beta-lactamase, which yields MKKVGIGILSAALISACTCASGFAADAAKVRAIADAAIKPVMEKNAIPGIAVGITVDGEQYVFTYGVESKETGRPVAPTTLFELGSISKTFTATLASYADAKGAFSLDRKVSTYLPAMKGKPFGDVVLINLATHAAGGFPLQLPDDVKTEKQLLSYFAAWQPSYAAGTQRSYANPSIGMLGYMTAKAMGGDFAALMEGKLFAALGLESTYINVPKSRMADYAQGYKRNGEPARLTPALLSSEAYGVRSTAGDMIRFVGANMGLVKLDGTLQQAITSTHTGYFSVGAMTQDLIWEQYAYPATLASLLEGNSPAMLKTIPVSELRPPMKPRDDVWINKTGSTNGFGAYVAFIPQERLGIAILANKNYPNEDRIAAAYRILTALTAE from the coding sequence ATGAAGAAAGTTGGGATAGGAATTTTATCGGCCGCTTTGATCTCGGCATGCACTTGCGCAAGCGGCTTTGCCGCCGATGCCGCGAAAGTGAGGGCGATCGCCGACGCCGCGATCAAGCCGGTGATGGAGAAAAACGCCATCCCGGGCATTGCCGTCGGCATCACCGTCGATGGAGAGCAGTACGTCTTCACTTATGGCGTAGAATCGAAGGAGACCGGCCGGCCGGTGGCGCCGACGACGCTGTTCGAACTCGGATCGATCAGCAAGACTTTCACTGCGACGCTGGCATCTTACGCTGACGCGAAGGGCGCGTTTTCGCTTGACCGCAAGGTGAGCACATATCTGCCGGCGATGAAGGGCAAGCCGTTCGGCGATGTCGTGCTTATCAATCTCGCCACCCATGCCGCCGGCGGATTTCCGCTGCAGCTGCCCGATGACGTCAAGACCGAAAAGCAGCTGCTTTCCTATTTCGCCGCCTGGCAGCCCTCTTATGCGGCAGGGACGCAGAGAAGTTACGCCAATCCGAGCATCGGCATGCTCGGTTATATGACCGCGAAGGCCATGGGCGGCGATTTCGCCGCCCTTATGGAAGGCAAGCTGTTTGCCGCTCTCGGATTAGAGAGCACTTATATCAATGTGCCGAAATCGCGGATGGCCGATTATGCTCAAGGGTATAAGCGCAATGGCGAGCCGGCGCGGCTGACGCCGGCCCTGCTCTCCTCGGAAGCCTATGGCGTGAGATCGACGGCCGGCGACATGATCCGCTTCGTCGGCGCCAATATGGGCCTGGTCAAGCTCGACGGAACACTGCAGCAAGCGATTACCAGTACCCATACCGGATATTTCAGCGTCGGGGCGATGACCCAGGATCTGATCTGGGAGCAATACGCCTATCCCGCCACCCTGGCGAGCCTGCTCGAAGGCAATTCGCCTGCGATGCTGAAGACCATTCCGGTTTCTGAACTGCGGCCGCCGATGAAGCCGCGTGACGACGTCTGGATCAACAAGACCGGCTCGACCAACGGGTTCGGCGCCTATGTCGCCTTCATTCCGCAGGAGCGCCTTGGAATCGCAATTCTGGCCAATAAAAACTATCCGAACGAGGATCGGATTGCCGCAGCCTATCGGATATTGACCGCACTTACGGCCGAGTGA
- a CDS encoding NAD-dependent epimerase/dehydratase family protein, whose product MKTVLISGGAGFIGSHLCDRLLLRTDVQKLVVVDNLWTGLFENIEHIKDPRFHFVKSDVENLQTSDKFDEIYHLASPASPPWYMKEPKRTISANLLGAMRLLDLLKKGGRFGFTSSSEVYGDPLVSPQPESYKGQVDCTGPRSSYDESKRCTESLLFEMQRTQGLDVKVIRPFNIYGPRTRADDGRAVSNFITQALSGRPITVFGDGLQSRSWGYVDDIVDGFARYFWINQTDYKGPLNIGNDREISVLEVAQYVSRLVGGAPIVFEPSPPQDPTNRRPDLSNANYVMPEWSCKISYEQGVARTLEWFREKMKAEKQSSRLRSAHR is encoded by the coding sequence ATGAAAACTGTATTGATTTCGGGCGGAGCTGGTTTCATCGGATCGCATCTGTGCGATCGACTTCTGCTTCGGACTGACGTTCAGAAACTCGTTGTTGTCGACAATCTTTGGACCGGACTTTTCGAAAATATCGAACACATCAAAGACCCGCGTTTCCACTTCGTGAAATCGGATGTCGAAAACCTGCAGACCTCCGATAAATTCGACGAAATCTACCATCTCGCCTCTCCCGCATCGCCGCCCTGGTATATGAAGGAGCCGAAGCGGACGATTTCCGCCAATCTTCTCGGGGCAATGCGGCTTCTCGATCTCCTGAAAAAGGGGGGTCGTTTCGGCTTTACCTCGTCGTCCGAAGTCTATGGCGATCCGCTCGTCTCGCCGCAGCCGGAATCCTACAAGGGCCAGGTCGACTGTACCGGCCCACGCTCGTCCTACGACGAGAGCAAGCGCTGCACGGAATCGCTGCTGTTCGAGATGCAGCGCACCCAGGGGCTCGACGTCAAGGTCATCCGTCCCTTCAACATTTATGGCCCGAGAACCCGCGCCGACGATGGGCGGGCGGTCTCCAACTTCATCACCCAGGCGCTTTCTGGCCGCCCGATCACGGTGTTCGGCGACGGTCTGCAATCCCGCAGCTGGGGCTATGTCGACGATATTGTCGACGGTTTCGCCCGCTATTTCTGGATAAACCAAACCGACTATAAGGGGCCACTGAATATCGGCAACGATCGCGAGATTTCGGTTCTCGAGGTCGCGCAATATGTCTCCCGCCTCGTCGGCGGCGCGCCCATCGTGTTCGAGCCGTCACCCCCGCAGGATCCCACCAACCGGCGGCCGGACCTCAGCAATGCGAACTACGTCATGCCCGAGTGGTCGTGTAAGATCAGTTACGAGCAAGGCGTGGCCCGGACGCTCGAATGGTTCAGGGAAAAAATGAAGGCTGAGAAGCAATCATCACGGCTGCGCAGCGCGCATCGTTGA
- a CDS encoding glycosyltransferase has product MVDISVIIPTHNRAAMLKSLLGKLDAQRDGTPAFEILVVADGCEDDTSTMLASLRTRVPLRTLSLPGVGPALARNAGSQVASGRLLIFLDDDIEPGANFVAAHVAEHQRHPGGVVMGPYPPLPHVATDRFRLSAREWWTRHFERVSLPGHRFAFTDVLTGNLSLDAELFHAMGGLDPQFARAREDFEFGLRVIKKGVPIRFAPDAFGYHLEHQTMTLTGKMVRRHQEGRSDALIARKHPDIQRLLEIHRFAGRKGWKKRLRRIIATRAGSVLDPLVKAGPRVLQTLEKAGLRRLYEKVERQLNGYHYLRGAAEVLGEDWRLPPDPTASADEIEVLEINLDQGLEAAEAMLAERRPLAARIVNGTKLVGDMCHQIGAEPWDARHLRPWLSRQAIRGYLPVALAEWQALPNNVPTRLSDLTLNFLNNPSFRAHTFEQHLQWMQAKLRSALDGNTSKS; this is encoded by the coding sequence ATGGTTGACATCAGCGTTATCATACCAACGCATAATCGAGCCGCCATGCTGAAGTCGCTTCTGGGAAAGCTCGACGCTCAGCGCGATGGGACACCCGCATTCGAAATCCTGGTTGTGGCTGACGGGTGTGAGGACGACACGTCGACAATGCTTGCGTCGCTTCGTACCCGCGTTCCCCTTCGAACCCTGTCGTTGCCGGGCGTCGGTCCGGCACTCGCCCGTAATGCGGGGTCGCAGGTCGCGAGCGGCCGTTTATTGATCTTCCTTGACGACGACATCGAGCCGGGGGCCAATTTCGTGGCGGCGCATGTCGCTGAACATCAGCGCCACCCCGGGGGCGTGGTGATGGGCCCCTATCCGCCACTTCCGCACGTTGCGACGGACCGCTTCCGCCTCAGCGCCCGCGAATGGTGGACGAGGCACTTCGAGCGCGTCTCCCTCCCTGGACATCGGTTCGCTTTTACCGATGTGCTGACAGGAAACCTGTCGCTGGATGCGGAACTATTTCACGCTATGGGCGGGCTCGATCCTCAATTCGCCCGTGCACGAGAAGACTTCGAATTTGGTCTACGTGTGATCAAAAAGGGAGTTCCAATTCGTTTTGCTCCCGACGCATTCGGCTATCATCTCGAACATCAGACGATGACACTCACCGGAAAGATGGTGCGCAGGCATCAGGAGGGACGCTCCGATGCCTTGATCGCTCGCAAGCACCCCGACATACAGCGGCTGCTCGAGATCCATCGGTTTGCCGGAAGAAAGGGGTGGAAGAAGCGTCTGCGAAGGATCATCGCCACCCGAGCCGGTTCTGTCCTTGACCCCCTCGTCAAGGCTGGCCCACGCGTCCTCCAAACGTTGGAAAAGGCTGGCCTTCGTAGGCTTTATGAGAAGGTAGAGCGGCAGCTCAATGGATATCATTATCTTCGCGGCGCCGCCGAAGTGTTGGGTGAGGATTGGCGGCTTCCGCCGGATCCGACTGCTTCGGCCGACGAAATCGAGGTGCTCGAGATCAATCTGGACCAAGGCCTTGAGGCAGCCGAAGCTATGCTGGCGGAACGTCGACCTCTTGCTGCTCGTATCGTGAATGGGACGAAACTGGTCGGCGACATGTGTCACCAGATCGGTGCCGAACCGTGGGACGCACGGCACCTCCGTCCGTGGCTGAGCCGTCAGGCAATACGTGGATATCTTCCTGTGGCGCTTGCCGAATGGCAGGCTCTGCCGAACAACGTCCCTACGCGTTTGTCGGACTTAACATTGAACTTCCTCAATAACCCCAGTTTCCGCGCGCATACATTCGAGCAGCACCTCCAGTGGATGCAGGCGAAATTGCGTTCAGCACTCGATGGAAATACGAGTAAATCGTAG
- a CDS encoding glycosyltransferase has protein sequence MRLAVRDIDILDFPPDFEPTGDYQGALVLIRVAGRPCGQAVIAFDTDGGKTPIKDRILSAAGSSVFEAWLRHWLALPDPSPSPSQLPKASVVICTRDRTEDLERCLIGLLAMPDKADILVVDNAPLNDATRDLVSRFNTVRYLREPRPGLDVARNTALRNAEADVVAFIDDDAVPDPLWLRTLLRNFEDPLVLAVTGLTMAAELETDSQIAFQHFGGFCRGFRRQVYDAHNLDPFTGWHAGAGVNMALRRTIVDAVGWFDEALDAGTLSLAGGDTDMFRRVLEAGYRIIYDPEALNWHRHRRSSEELQQQMYGYEAASFAILTKALVFEGNPRALPRMVRSYVRLLRRVFQRRQTHQFSLPYNDALTQFRGAASGPVRYLRARARAAKAEHKNG, from the coding sequence ATGCGCCTTGCCGTTCGAGACATCGACATTCTCGACTTTCCGCCGGATTTTGAACCGACGGGTGACTATCAGGGTGCACTTGTGCTGATCAGGGTCGCCGGTCGTCCGTGCGGCCAAGCTGTGATCGCCTTCGACACCGATGGCGGGAAGACGCCAATCAAGGACCGGATTCTGTCTGCGGCCGGTTCGTCGGTGTTCGAGGCTTGGTTAAGGCATTGGCTGGCCCTTCCTGACCCGTCGCCGAGTCCAAGTCAGCTACCGAAAGCTTCCGTCGTGATCTGCACGCGCGATCGTACCGAAGATCTGGAGCGCTGCCTCATCGGGCTATTGGCTATGCCCGATAAGGCCGATATCCTCGTCGTCGACAATGCCCCATTGAACGACGCCACGCGAGATTTAGTCAGCCGCTTCAACACTGTGAGATATCTGCGCGAACCGCGCCCTGGTCTTGACGTCGCGCGCAACACTGCCCTTCGCAACGCAGAAGCAGACGTCGTAGCGTTCATCGACGACGATGCCGTCCCCGACCCGCTATGGCTTAGAACCTTGCTTCGCAATTTTGAGGACCCCCTGGTACTGGCCGTAACCGGCCTCACTATGGCGGCAGAGCTGGAAACGGACTCGCAGATCGCCTTTCAACATTTTGGCGGTTTTTGCCGTGGCTTCAGGCGTCAGGTCTACGACGCCCACAACCTGGACCCATTCACCGGATGGCATGCGGGTGCCGGTGTCAATATGGCATTGCGCCGAACCATCGTTGACGCGGTAGGGTGGTTCGACGAGGCCCTCGACGCTGGAACCCTCAGCCTGGCGGGCGGCGACACGGACATGTTCCGGCGTGTACTCGAAGCCGGTTATCGGATCATCTACGATCCCGAGGCTCTGAACTGGCACCGCCATCGTCGCTCAAGCGAGGAACTGCAGCAGCAGATGTATGGCTACGAGGCTGCATCGTTCGCCATCTTGACGAAGGCCCTCGTGTTCGAGGGGAACCCGCGTGCGCTCCCTCGCATGGTTCGTTCCTACGTCAGGCTTCTTCGGCGAGTTTTTCAACGTCGACAGACACACCAATTCAGCCTGCCCTACAACGACGCCTTAACCCAGTTCAGAGGGGCTGCGAGCGGCCCGGTCCGTTATCTGCGCGCGCGGGCGCGAGCAGCGAAGGCAGAGCATAAGAATGGTTGA
- a CDS encoding ABC transporter ATP-binding protein, protein MRQGAIIVHDVGKRYRAQGGARSTTLKGYLLSGRSVVQSKSFWGLRHISFAVTPGQAVGVVGLNGAGKSTLLRLIGGVGRPDEGQIKVVGRIGALLDIGAGLTDDLTGRENIFLLGVIAGMRRTEVAERFDEIVAFAELEAAVDNPVRSYSTGMRMRLAFAVAVHVRPDVLLIDEALAVGDQAFQQKCIARVKEILNGGATIFFVSHDVSQIRDICDHVLFLRAGRVVGYGPIDEMLPLYTSAVEAKVASVQHEQFAVTKLHVELVPQVSRFGNGELQITAVALLNEQSIPTSTIAAGDRLSISLTYVGATRDRNAIIVIGVYAADDTCCFEIDSKLAEFAPVVDSDTVRIETTLNRIDLAPGDYRVTVGLFSADWQQVYDYHAEVYPLAVTGPGPRKGMLNPPTLWQQVQSRPAAASSGHGSLGQPRSDPNS, encoded by the coding sequence ATGAGGCAAGGCGCCATCATCGTCCACGACGTCGGCAAGCGCTACCGCGCGCAAGGGGGGGCGCGCTCCACCACCTTGAAGGGTTACCTTTTGTCCGGGCGGTCCGTGGTACAGTCGAAAAGCTTTTGGGGCCTGCGCCACATCAGCTTTGCGGTTACGCCAGGGCAAGCTGTCGGCGTGGTGGGCCTAAACGGGGCCGGCAAGTCCACTTTGCTGCGTCTGATCGGCGGCGTTGGTCGTCCCGACGAAGGGCAGATCAAGGTGGTGGGTCGAATTGGCGCCTTGCTCGACATCGGGGCGGGCCTGACCGACGATTTGACTGGGCGCGAGAACATCTTTCTGCTGGGGGTTATCGCGGGAATGCGGCGGACCGAGGTTGCCGAGCGGTTTGACGAGATTGTAGCCTTTGCCGAGTTGGAGGCGGCGGTTGATAATCCGGTTCGTAGTTACAGCACCGGAATGCGCATGCGCCTGGCATTCGCCGTCGCAGTCCATGTGCGCCCGGACGTCTTGCTTATCGACGAGGCCCTCGCCGTGGGGGACCAAGCCTTCCAGCAGAAGTGCATTGCAAGAGTGAAGGAGATACTGAATGGCGGCGCCACTATTTTCTTCGTGTCACACGACGTCTCGCAGATAAGAGACATCTGCGATCACGTGCTATTCCTGAGAGCCGGCCGCGTTGTGGGCTACGGGCCAATCGACGAAATGCTGCCGCTTTATACCTCGGCGGTCGAGGCGAAGGTCGCTAGCGTCCAGCACGAACAGTTCGCCGTTACAAAATTGCACGTTGAACTGGTGCCGCAGGTCAGCCGGTTCGGCAATGGCGAACTCCAGATCACAGCCGTAGCGTTGCTGAACGAGCAGAGCATCCCGACAAGCACCATCGCTGCGGGCGACCGGCTGTCGATTTCACTTACCTATGTCGGTGCCACCAGAGATCGCAATGCCATTATCGTCATCGGCGTCTACGCTGCGGACGATACGTGCTGCTTCGAGATCGACAGCAAGTTGGCCGAATTCGCCCCTGTCGTAGACTCGGACACGGTGCGCATCGAAACAACACTCAATCGAATCGACCTGGCTCCAGGCGACTATCGCGTTACGGTGGGCCTTTTTTCGGCAGATTGGCAGCAGGTTTACGATTATCATGCCGAAGTCTATCCGCTCGCCGTGACCGGACCCGGCCCAAGAAAGGGTATGCTGAACCCTCCGACACTGTGGCAGCAGGTGCAGTCGCGCCCCGCCGCGGCCTCGTCGGGCCACGGCTCATTGGGTCAGCCCAGATCGGATCCGAACTCCTGA
- a CDS encoding ABC transporter permease, with product MPEHLKDQALDRAKRRDQYRRRDQCKRLIDICLQWNDLLLALLARDLKMRYQRSAIGLGWSLMRPLSQLLIFSLIFRHVLPLNIPYYTTFVFSGVLAWGWLSTAVPAAATSITGSSELVRRPGFPIGILPVVAVITQAVHLLLALPLLFIISFIETGGLALSIAALPLVFLAQALFTMGLSYLVAIAHVHFRDTQHLVGVFLMLGFYLTPVFYSPLKASEPMALIHTWNPMAWILEGYRAIFVEHAWPPVAIYWKTALISLPMLFIGIWLVERGSARLVDEL from the coding sequence ATGCCTGAGCACCTCAAGGATCAAGCGCTTGATCGCGCGAAGCGACGGGACCAATACAGGCGTCGTGATCAGTGCAAGCGTTTGATTGACATCTGTCTGCAATGGAACGATCTGCTGTTAGCACTTCTGGCTCGCGATCTGAAGATGAGATATCAAAGATCCGCAATTGGCCTCGGCTGGTCCTTGATGCGGCCATTGAGCCAGCTGCTGATTTTTTCCCTGATCTTTCGTCACGTCCTTCCCTTAAATATTCCCTACTACACCACTTTTGTCTTTTCCGGCGTGTTGGCCTGGGGCTGGCTCAGCACTGCGGTACCCGCAGCGGCAACTTCCATAACCGGCAGCAGCGAATTGGTGCGCCGGCCGGGCTTTCCGATCGGGATACTTCCTGTTGTCGCAGTCATCACACAAGCAGTGCACCTTCTGCTCGCTCTGCCACTCCTCTTCATCATCTCGTTTATCGAGACCGGGGGCCTTGCTTTAAGCATAGCGGCACTTCCACTCGTGTTCCTTGCGCAGGCGCTGTTCACGATGGGTCTGTCCTATCTTGTCGCGATTGCGCATGTCCATTTCCGCGATACTCAACATTTGGTAGGCGTGTTTTTGATGCTGGGTTTCTACCTGACCCCTGTGTTCTACAGCCCGCTTAAGGCGAGTGAGCCGATGGCGTTAATTCACACTTGGAACCCGATGGCCTGGATTCTCGAGGGCTACCGCGCCATTTTCGTCGAACACGCGTGGCCTCCGGTTGCTATCTATTGGAAGACTGCGCTGATTTCTTTGCCGATGCTTTTTATCGGCATTTGGCTGGTCGAGCGTGGCAGCGCGCGCCTGGTGGACGAGCTATGA